The Streptococcus pluranimalium genome contains a region encoding:
- a CDS encoding DUF2800 domain-containing protein, with translation MRKDSSMTDKQHALLSASSSHRWLTVPPIARLEEFFEHPTSPAAQEGTLAHALAEHKLRLALGEDSQLPEGDIDPDMDMHTDDYVAYISDEMTQAKQVTSDPIFIIEQRVDFSNYVPEGFGTADVIIVADKSLHVIDFKYGKGVLVDSENNSQMRLYALGALELFDALYDISEIKMTIFQPRKGNVSTNIMTRQELLEWAEEVVKPQAELAFKGEGEITYGPWCQFSPCNAVLRARHDWHQNLHQYQLASPYLLTDAEIEAILPHVDDLAKWATEVKDYATKVALESGKNWLGFKLVQGRSNRKFSDDKAVIEAAEKEGVTDIYSQSLVSLTELEKRLGKKEFNRVFGHLVTKPKGKVSLVPDTDKRQALSSATEDFGGN, from the coding sequence ATGCGAAAGGACTCTAGTATGACAGATAAACAACACGCCCTCTTATCAGCATCATCTAGCCACCGCTGGTTGACTGTACCACCGATAGCTCGCTTGGAGGAGTTCTTTGAGCATCCGACTAGCCCTGCAGCTCAGGAAGGAACATTGGCTCATGCGCTTGCGGAACATAAACTACGTTTAGCTCTGGGAGAGGATAGTCAGCTACCTGAAGGGGATATTGATCCCGATATGGATATGCATACGGATGATTATGTGGCCTATATCAGTGATGAGATGACCCAGGCTAAACAAGTTACCTCTGACCCCATCTTTATTATCGAACAACGGGTTGATTTCTCCAACTATGTTCCAGAAGGGTTTGGGACGGCAGATGTCATTATCGTGGCCGACAAGAGTCTCCATGTCATTGACTTTAAGTATGGCAAAGGTGTTCTGGTTGATAGTGAGAACAATTCCCAGATGCGACTCTATGCCCTTGGAGCTTTGGAGCTCTTTGATGCCCTCTATGATATTTCGGAGATAAAGATGACCATCTTTCAGCCTCGTAAAGGTAATGTCTCCACCAATATAATGACTCGACAGGAGTTATTGGAGTGGGCAGAAGAGGTGGTGAAGCCACAAGCAGAGTTGGCTTTTAAGGGAGAAGGGGAAATCACCTATGGTCCCTGGTGTCAATTCTCCCCTTGTAATGCTGTGCTACGTGCTCGTCATGACTGGCATCAAAATTTGCATCAGTACCAGTTGGCCTCGCCCTATTTATTAACGGATGCAGAGATTGAAGCCATCCTACCTCATGTGGATGATTTGGCAAAATGGGCCACGGAGGTCAAGGATTATGCGACCAAGGTGGCTCTAGAGTCAGGAAAGAACTGGTTAGGCTTTAAGTTGGTTCAGGGCAGGAGTAACCGTAAGTTTAGTGATGACAAAGCAGTTATTGAAGCTGCGGAAAAAGAAGGAGTTACGGATATCTATTCCCAGTCCCTTGTGTCTTTAACGGAATTGGAAAAGCGTCTCGGCAAGAAAGAATTTAACCGGGTATTCGGTCACCTTGTGACCAAACCAAAGGGCAAGGTCAGCCTTGTCCCTGATACAGATAAACGTCAAGCACTCTCAAGTGCTACAGAAGATTTTGGAGGAAATTAA
- a CDS encoding rRNA biogenesis protein rrp5, with translation MGNMKQLSLVIGHLRNLADSLEDLCQGVEHVTPESVEATEPKETKQVVEEPTVTVAIEDIRKVLAEKSQAGKTEKVRELLQRYGANKLSEVEVNQYPSLLDDAKGL, from the coding sequence ATGGGAAATATGAAACAATTGAGCCTAGTCATTGGTCACTTAAGAAATCTGGCAGACAGTTTAGAAGACTTGTGTCAGGGAGTGGAACATGTCACTCCAGAATCTGTTGAAGCTACTGAACCCAAAGAAACAAAACAAGTAGTAGAAGAGCCAACTGTTACCGTTGCGATTGAGGACATCAGAAAGGTTCTAGCCGAGAAATCGCAGGCCGGTAAAACTGAAAAGGTTAGGGAACTCTTGCAGCGGTATGGGGCGAACAAGCTCTCAGAAGTTGAGGTGAATCAATACCCTAGCCTCCTTGATGATGCGAAAGGACTCTAG
- a CDS encoding DUF7768 domain-containing protein gives MSWRWPSLVTPKIFRTDNQSMKTVFICSPYRGRVTENEKKARGYCRQATKQGFTPLASHLLFPQFLDDNNPDDRIKGLTMSREVLKRCDEIWVFGPVISKGMNYEITAAKEYGIPFRLFHENGQAINPRTMDIDDRVERNFALHCSGHNVVYAEDGHSRLREKESSFWDKVFG, from the coding sequence GTGAGTTGGAGATGGCCATCACTAGTAACTCCAAAAATTTTTAGAACGGATAACCAATCAATGAAAACAGTCTTTATTTGTTCGCCTTATCGAGGGCGAGTTACTGAAAACGAGAAGAAGGCAAGAGGCTATTGTCGCCAGGCGACCAAGCAAGGATTTACACCTCTCGCCTCCCATCTTCTGTTTCCCCAGTTCCTAGATGATAATAACCCTGATGACCGCATCAAAGGACTGACCATGAGTCGTGAAGTCCTAAAGCGGTGTGATGAAATTTGGGTTTTTGGTCCAGTCATCTCTAAAGGCATGAACTACGAAATCACAGCCGCAAAAGAATATGGCATTCCTTTTCGCCTCTTTCATGAGAATGGGCAAGCCATTAATCCGAGAACCATGGACATTGATGATCGGGTAGAGCGGAACTTTGCCCTTCATTGTAGTGGTCATAATGTGGTTTATGCTGAAGATGGACACAGCCGCTTGCGGGAAAAAGAGTCTTCATTTTGGGACAAGGTATTTGGATAA
- a CDS encoding ImmA/IrrE family metallo-endopeptidase codes for MPIEKFIIDHCSKEVIGDIKRLMGEDKSLFSVTSTPGLNKVHDIIYQSAGVISVHPRLKTSNLILLHISLQVDSEGCFGFDGYDDWCQVSSEITLDYYLSFQNSGSYELLFVDARAGIKDNYDETNSLRKDLIPYISSARYDNEAEIFLREVYPEALDQPMPINAFDVALRLKLDAKPYRFDSCDQILGRTYFDKVKDEEVDGGVIAEGTVLYDTNHGNTGRLNNTIIHECFHWYKHRHYFSLKKLLDSAEEVYGDESSATLWLERQAKAVTPRILMPKEMFLKKAQSLLNERFVEANGPYLLMLQETISDLADFFQVSRQSAKIRLVELGFKEARGVLEFVDGGYLPPYTIGDMELKNNQTFSISLAELERLMEEDESFAKVLRSGLYVYIESHLVMNLPRFVTKDLSGDLVLTDYARYHLDECALLFEYHRLGGEQKEISYQDFVLNRSQFSNISFELVYHNGYENSTKEKQEQALLKQLEEEDAIYNKLSNDFEASMQVVKKWRQVTYKEIGEELYFSEKQISRLFKGDGSLELFILICVYLNLPPSISMHLLEKSKWKLDPGNITHRRYQLVLHTLHSQSVGQVKEFLEKVGVTI; via the coding sequence ATGCCGATTGAAAAGTTTATTATAGACCATTGTTCAAAAGAGGTTATTGGTGATATTAAACGTCTAATGGGGGAGGATAAGTCCCTTTTTTCAGTGACCTCTACCCCAGGATTAAATAAAGTCCATGATATTATTTACCAGAGTGCAGGTGTCATTTCGGTTCACCCACGGTTAAAGACTTCAAATTTAATTTTGCTCCATATTAGTTTACAAGTAGACTCAGAAGGATGTTTTGGATTTGATGGCTATGATGATTGGTGTCAAGTGTCTTCAGAGATCACCCTTGACTACTATTTATCATTTCAGAACTCTGGTAGCTATGAATTACTTTTTGTAGACGCTAGAGCAGGGATAAAAGATAATTATGATGAAACGAATTCTTTGAGGAAAGATTTGATCCCTTATATTTCGTCCGCTCGTTATGATAATGAGGCTGAGATATTCCTTCGAGAAGTTTATCCAGAAGCTCTTGACCAGCCTATGCCAATAAATGCTTTTGACGTGGCATTACGCTTGAAACTAGATGCTAAGCCGTATCGTTTTGATAGCTGTGACCAAATCTTAGGTAGAACTTATTTTGATAAGGTAAAAGATGAAGAGGTAGATGGGGGAGTTATTGCTGAAGGAACGGTCTTGTATGATACCAATCATGGTAATACGGGCCGATTGAACAATACGATTATTCACGAATGCTTCCATTGGTACAAGCATCGTCATTATTTTTCCTTAAAGAAATTATTGGATTCTGCTGAAGAGGTCTATGGTGATGAGTCAAGTGCGACGCTTTGGCTAGAGAGACAGGCTAAAGCTGTCACTCCACGAATCTTAATGCCCAAAGAGATGTTTCTGAAGAAAGCTCAATCCCTTTTGAATGAGCGGTTTGTCGAGGCTAACGGACCTTATTTGCTCATGCTCCAGGAAACAATTTCTGATTTAGCAGACTTTTTTCAAGTATCTCGCCAGTCTGCAAAAATTCGTCTGGTCGAGTTAGGTTTTAAAGAGGCAAGAGGTGTTTTGGAATTCGTTGATGGCGGATATCTCCCACCTTATACCATTGGGGACATGGAGCTGAAGAACAATCAGACCTTTTCGATTTCTCTTGCGGAGCTGGAGAGGTTGATGGAGGAGGACGAGTCATTTGCTAAGGTGTTACGGTCAGGCCTCTATGTTTACATTGAGTCTCACCTAGTTATGAACCTACCTCGATTTGTGACCAAGGATCTGAGCGGGGATTTAGTTCTGACAGACTATGCCCGGTACCACTTGGATGAGTGTGCTCTGCTCTTTGAGTATCATCGTTTAGGCGGTGAACAGAAGGAAATCTCTTATCAAGATTTTGTCTTGAACCGTTCCCAGTTTAGCAATATCTCCTTTGAGTTGGTCTATCACAATGGCTATGAAAACTCGACTAAGGAAAAGCAGGAACAGGCTCTCCTTAAACAGTTGGAAGAGGAAGATGCGATTTATAACAAGCTCTCTAATGATTTTGAAGCGTCCATGCAGGTTGTCAAAAAATGGAGGCAGGTGACCTATAAGGAAATCGGAGAAGAACTCTATTTCTCAGAGAAGCAGATTAGTCGCCTCTTCAAAGGGGATGGTAGTTTGGAGTTGTTTATTCTTATCTGCGTCTATCTGAATCTACCGCCCAGTATCTCCATGCACTTACTAGAGAAGTCTAAGTGGAAATTAGATCCTGGAAACATTACCCATCGTCGCTATCAGCTGGTACTACATACCTTACACAGTCAATCAGTAGGCCAAGTCAAGGAATTTTTAGAAAAAGTTGGTGTTACCATCTAG
- a CDS encoding XRE family transcriptional regulator → MFSPIKLKEHRQEKNLSQTAIANELGITRSALSSWETGKAVPNKKHLEKLAHLLEIDIQELYEEHPHLALYKQLNKTNKRKVDELTYDLLMKQKVVPLFSVQVLDNVALSAGHGNDFWDEYETKEVFTDKEYLYDVATWIDGHSMEPVYQDGEVALIREGGFDYNGAVYAIAWNDEVYIKKVYLEENGYRLVSINDSYPDKFAPAEDNPRIVGKIIGHFMPIVGG, encoded by the coding sequence ATGTTCTCACCAATAAAACTCAAAGAACATCGACAAGAAAAAAATCTTTCCCAGACTGCTATTGCAAATGAACTAGGTATTACCAGGTCAGCTCTGTCTTCATGGGAAACTGGGAAAGCTGTACCAAATAAAAAACACTTAGAGAAACTTGCTCATCTCTTGGAAATTGATATTCAAGAATTATATGAGGAACATCCTCACCTCGCTCTTTATAAACAGCTAAACAAGACCAATAAAAGGAAGGTCGATGAACTCACTTATGACCTTCTTATGAAACAAAAAGTTGTACCACTCTTCTCTGTTCAAGTGCTTGACAATGTTGCTCTATCAGCTGGTCATGGTAATGATTTTTGGGATGAATACGAGACAAAAGAAGTCTTCACAGATAAAGAGTACCTCTACGATGTGGCGACATGGATTGATGGACACTCTATGGAACCTGTCTACCAAGATGGGGAAGTTGCCCTCATACGTGAAGGAGGATTTGACTACAATGGTGCAGTCTACGCCATTGCCTGGAATGACGAGGTATACATCAAGAAAGTATATCTTGAAGAAAATGGTTATCGCCTCGTTTCCATCAATGACTCATATCCAGATAAGTTTGCGCCAGCCGAGGATAATCCAAGAATTGTTGGAAAAATTATTGGCCACTTCATGCCCATTGTAGGAGGTTAA
- a CDS encoding Y-family DNA polymerase — translation MGFIDYSKEPTSDIAFFDMKSFYASVECVSRGLNPLTTSLCVMSRADNSEGLILASSPMFKNVFGKANVGRSYDLPFDIKTRKFSRYNAQKQGLEITPKYIDFIEHWARRTLIVPPRMDKYIEVNIQIQNILLNFAAREDILPYSIDEGFIDLTSSLNYFVKDKKLSRKEKLDLISAKIQHDIWKETGIYSTVGMSNANPLLAKLALDNDAKKSPTMRANWSYDDIENKVWAISPMTDFWGIGHRTEKRLHKLGIFSIKDLANVNPDILQKEFGINGVQLWFHANGVDESNVHEPYKPKSKGLGNSQVLPRDYIKQSDIELVLTEMAEQVAIRLRRAHKKTTNVAIQVGYSRTELKKAINTQTRIEPTNSTRMLKDTVLKLFRSKYTSGAVRSIAVRYDGFVDENYSLISLFDDVETIEKEEKIQSTIDNIRDRFGFLAVQKGTALLDSSRNIARSKLIGGHSAGGLEGLK, via the coding sequence ATGGGCTTTATTGATTACTCAAAAGAGCCTACGTCCGATATTGCATTTTTCGATATGAAATCATTCTACGCTAGTGTGGAATGCGTCAGCCGTGGCCTCAATCCATTGACCACTTCTCTCTGCGTCATGAGTAGAGCCGACAACTCTGAAGGATTGATACTGGCCTCATCACCCATGTTCAAAAATGTTTTTGGCAAGGCTAATGTTGGCAGGTCCTACGACCTCCCTTTTGACATCAAGACAAGAAAATTTAGCCGCTATAATGCTCAAAAACAAGGGTTAGAAATCACTCCTAAGTATATTGATTTTATTGAACATTGGGCTAGACGAACCTTGATTGTTCCACCACGCATGGATAAATACATTGAAGTCAATATCCAAATCCAAAATATCCTTTTGAATTTTGCGGCCAGAGAAGACATTCTCCCCTACTCAATAGACGAAGGCTTTATCGATCTGACCTCATCATTGAATTATTTTGTAAAGGATAAAAAACTTTCTCGTAAGGAAAAACTTGACCTAATATCAGCTAAAATCCAACATGACATCTGGAAGGAAACGGGTATCTACTCTACCGTTGGCATGAGCAATGCTAACCCGCTCCTTGCAAAACTAGCTCTTGATAATGATGCAAAAAAATCTCCAACTATGAGGGCCAACTGGTCCTACGATGATATTGAAAACAAGGTTTGGGCTATCTCTCCAATGACTGATTTTTGGGGTATTGGTCATCGTACTGAGAAACGACTCCATAAACTAGGTATATTTTCAATCAAAGATTTGGCTAACGTTAACCCTGATATTCTTCAGAAAGAGTTTGGAATAAATGGCGTACAGCTTTGGTTTCATGCTAACGGCGTCGATGAAAGTAATGTCCATGAGCCCTATAAACCAAAATCAAAAGGGCTGGGCAACTCACAAGTCCTGCCTCGTGATTACATCAAGCAATCTGATATTGAACTTGTGCTAACAGAAATGGCCGAGCAAGTGGCCATAAGGCTGAGACGGGCTCATAAGAAAACAACTAATGTTGCTATCCAGGTGGGATACTCAAGGACAGAGCTGAAGAAAGCCATCAATACCCAAACACGAATAGAGCCAACCAACAGCACTCGGATGCTCAAAGATACTGTCCTTAAACTTTTTAGAAGCAAGTACACTTCAGGAGCAGTTCGCAGCATTGCCGTACGCTACGATGGCTTTGTGGACGAGAACTATTCTCTAATTTCCCTTTTCGATGATGTCGAAACCATTGAGAAAGAAGAAAAAATACAGAGTACCATTGATAACATTCGTGACCGTTTTGGTTTTCTTGCTGTCCAAAAAGGAACTGCCCTTTTGGACAGTTCCAGAAATATTGCTCGTAGTAAACTAATAGGAGGCCACTCTGCAGGTGGTTTGGAGGGACTAAAATGA
- a CDS encoding DUF5960 family protein, whose product MNQLEFHKNELQMDYFSESYQRFETDFYRYSALNTPLTFLTDDIMRSMAKSQKPYFKLNKENSKDNRDHYFLFSVEPIENNKLIRKYVYLKTVYSIN is encoded by the coding sequence ATGAATCAGCTTGAATTTCATAAAAATGAGCTACAGATGGACTACTTTAGTGAAAGCTATCAGAGATTTGAAACTGATTTCTATCGTTATTCTGCTCTGAATACCCCTCTGACTTTCCTAACGGATGACATCATGCGAAGTATGGCCAAATCTCAAAAGCCATACTTCAAGCTAAACAAAGAAAATTCCAAAGACAATCGTGATCACTACTTTCTATTCAGCGTTGAGCCTATCGAGAACAATAAGCTCATCAGAAAATATGTTTACCTAAAGACCGTTTACTCTATAAACTAA
- a CDS encoding heavy metal translocating P-type ATPase, whose translation MSSWKAKQSEEVMKAYRVQGFTCTNCAAIFENNVKELPGVQDAKVNFGASKVYVKGTTTIEELEKAGAFENLKIRDEKEQRVEGEPFWKQKENIKVYISALLLVVSWFLGEQYGEEYVLPTIGYAASILIGGYSLFIKGLKNLSRLNFDMNTLMTIAIIGAAIIGEWGEGATVVILFAISEALERYSMDKARQSIESLMDIAPKAALIRRGNEEMMIHVDEIQVGDIMIVKPGQKLAMDGIVVKGTSTLNQAAITGESVPVTKITNDEVFAGTLNEEGLLEVKVTKRVEDTTLSKIIHLVEEAQAERAPSQAFVDKFAKYYTPAIVILALLIAVVPPLFGGDWSQWIYQGLAVLVVGCPCALVVSTPVAVVTAIGNAAKNGVLIKGGIHLEAAGHLKAIAFDKTGTLTKGIPAVTDIVTYGRNENELITITSAIEKGSQHPLASAIMRKAEENGLKFNEVTVEDFQSITGKGVKAKINNEMYYVGSPNLFEELHGSISSDKKEKIADMQTQGKTVMVLGTEKEILSFIAVADEMRESSKEVIGKLNNMGIETVMLTGDNQRTATAIGKQVGVSDIKADLLPEDKLNFIKELREKHQSVGMVGDGVNDAPALAASTVGVAMGGAGTDTALETADIALMSDDLSKLPYTIKLSRKALAIIKQNITFSLAIKLVALLLVMPGWLTLWLAIFADMGATLLVTLNSLRLLKIKE comes from the coding sequence ATGTCTAGTTGGAAAGCAAAACAGTCTGAAGAAGTAATGAAAGCCTATCGTGTTCAAGGATTTACTTGTACTAACTGTGCAGCCATTTTTGAAAATAATGTTAAAGAACTTCCCGGTGTTCAGGATGCGAAAGTAAATTTCGGAGCATCTAAAGTTTATGTTAAAGGGACGACAACCATTGAAGAATTAGAAAAAGCAGGAGCATTTGAAAATTTAAAAATTCGAGATGAAAAAGAACAAAGGGTAGAAGGAGAACCTTTTTGGAAGCAGAAAGAAAACATTAAGGTATATATATCAGCTCTTTTACTTGTAGTTAGCTGGTTCTTAGGAGAGCAGTATGGTGAAGAGTATGTTCTACCGACAATTGGTTATGCAGCGTCCATTTTAATCGGTGGATATTCGTTATTCATTAAAGGTCTCAAAAATTTAAGCAGATTAAATTTCGATATGAATACGCTTATGACTATTGCCATTATAGGAGCTGCAATTATTGGTGAATGGGGTGAAGGGGCAACCGTTGTTATCCTATTTGCGATTAGTGAAGCATTAGAGCGTTATTCAATGGATAAAGCACGTCAATCTATTGAATCTTTAATGGATATTGCCCCAAAAGCAGCGTTAATTCGACGAGGCAATGAAGAAATGATGATTCATGTTGATGAGATTCAAGTTGGAGACATCATGATAGTTAAGCCCGGTCAAAAGTTAGCAATGGATGGAATAGTGGTTAAAGGTACATCGACATTAAATCAGGCTGCGATTACAGGTGAAAGTGTTCCAGTAACGAAAATCACAAATGATGAAGTATTTGCAGGAACCTTGAATGAAGAAGGGTTACTTGAGGTTAAAGTAACAAAACGAGTTGAAGATACTACTCTTTCAAAAATCATTCACTTGGTAGAAGAAGCCCAAGCAGAACGGGCCCCCTCTCAAGCGTTTGTCGATAAATTTGCAAAATACTATACACCAGCTATTGTCATACTAGCTCTTTTAATTGCAGTAGTTCCACCATTATTTGGCGGAGACTGGAGCCAATGGATTTATCAAGGATTAGCTGTATTAGTGGTTGGTTGTCCTTGTGCCTTAGTAGTCTCAACTCCAGTTGCTGTTGTTACAGCAATAGGAAATGCAGCGAAAAATGGTGTATTAATTAAAGGTGGTATCCATTTAGAAGCAGCAGGACACTTAAAAGCGATAGCCTTTGATAAAACAGGAACATTAACCAAAGGGATTCCAGCTGTAACAGACATTGTGACATATGGTAGAAATGAAAATGAATTAATAACCATAACATCAGCCATTGAAAAAGGATCACAGCACCCTCTTGCTTCAGCGATTATGCGAAAAGCAGAAGAAAATGGATTAAAATTCAATGAAGTAACAGTAGAGGATTTTCAATCCATTACAGGTAAAGGCGTTAAAGCCAAAATAAATAATGAAATGTATTATGTGGGAAGTCCAAATCTTTTTGAGGAATTACACGGAAGCATTTCAAGCGATAAAAAAGAAAAAATTGCCGATATGCAAACTCAAGGTAAAACGGTGATGGTGTTAGGAACAGAAAAAGAAATTCTTTCGTTTATTGCCGTAGCCGATGAAATGAGGGAATCGTCTAAAGAAGTTATCGGCAAGTTGAACAATATGGGAATCGAAACAGTGATGCTAACAGGCGATAACCAAAGAACGGCAACAGCCATCGGAAAACAAGTTGGTGTTTCGGATATTAAAGCTGACTTACTTCCAGAAGATAAGCTTAATTTTATTAAAGAACTTCGAGAAAAACATCAAAGTGTGGGGATGGTCGGAGATGGCGTGAATGATGCTCCAGCCCTTGCGGCATCTACCGTTGGTGTAGCAATGGGTGGTGCTGGAACTGATACAGCTTTAGAAACGGCTGACATCGCCTTAATGTCTGATGATTTGAGTAAATTGCCATATACAATAAAATTAAGCCGTAAGGCTTTAGCAATCATCAAGCAAAACATTACCTTCTCTTTGGCGATTAAATTAGTGGCATTACTTTTGGTCATGCCCGGTTGGTTAACACTTTGGCTAGCGATATTTGCTGATATGGGAGCAACTTTACTTGTAACATTAAACAGTTTACGCTTATTGAAAATCAAAGAATAG
- a CDS encoding ArsR/SmtB family transcription factor, with protein sequence MIKKDTCEIYCHDEGKVNRIQGNLQTVDISSVAQMLKAIADENRAKITYALCQDDELCVCDIANIIGVTVANASHHLRTLHKQGIVKFRKEGKLAFYSLDDEHVRQIMMIALAHKKEVKINV encoded by the coding sequence ATGATTAAAAAAGATACTTGTGAAATTTATTGTCATGACGAAGGAAAGGTCAATCGAATACAAGGTAATTTACAGACAGTAGATATTTCTAGTGTTGCCCAAATGCTAAAAGCTATTGCAGATGAAAATAGAGCAAAAATTACCTATGCATTGTGTCAAGATGACGAACTGTGTGTGTGTGATATTGCAAATATTATAGGTGTTACGGTTGCAAATGCCTCTCATCACCTGCGAACGCTCCATAAGCAAGGGATTGTTAAGTTTCGAAAAGAGGGAAAACTTGCATTTTATTCATTAGATGATGAGCATGTCAGACAAATTATGATGATTGCATTGGCACATAAGAAAGAGGTGAAGATCAATGTCTAG
- a CDS encoding DUF5960 family protein yields MNQLEFQRNHLQMDYYSESYQDFERDFYRYSNMNIPLTFLTDDILKTMATSHKNYFVLNKEKTRDSRDHFFIFDVSTVDENPLIYHYTYKKTTTYLAEK; encoded by the coding sequence ATGAATCAGCTTGAGTTTCAGCGTAATCACCTACAAATGGACTATTATAGCGAGAGCTACCAAGATTTTGAACGTGACTTCTACCGCTACTCAAACATGAATATTCCATTGACCTTCCTGACCGATGATATCCTCAAAACAATGGCAACTTCTCATAAGAATTACTTTGTCCTCAATAAGGAAAAGACTAGAGATAGCCGTGATCACTTCTTCATTTTCGACGTAAGCACCGTAGATGAGAATCCACTAATCTATCATTATACATATAAGAAAACTACAACATATTTAGCAGAAAAATAG
- the msr(D) gene encoding ABC-F type ribosomal protection protein Msr(D), with translation MELILKAKDIRVEFKGHDVLDINELEVYDYDRIGLVGANGAGKSTLFKVLLGELIPPGCKMNHLGELAYIPQLDEVTLQEEKDFALVGKLGVEQLNIQTMSGGEETRLKIAQALSAQVHGILADEPTSHLDREGIDFLIGQLKYFTGALLVISHDRYFLDEIVDKIWELKDGKITEYWGNYSDYLRQKEEERKRQAAEYEQFIAERARLERAAEEKRKQARKIEQKAKGSSKKKSTEGGGRLAHQKSIGSKEKKMHNAAKSLENRIAALGKVEAPEGIRRIRFRQSKALELHNPYPIVGAEINKVFGDKALFENASFQIPLGAKVALTGGNGTGKTTLIQMILNHEEGISISPKAKIGYFAQNGYKYNSNQNVMEFMQKDCDYNISEIRSVLASMGFKQNDIGKSLSVLSGGEIIKLLLAKMLMGRYNILIMDEPSNFLDIPSLEALEILMKEYTGTIVFITHDKRLLENVADVVYEIRDKKIKLKH, from the coding sequence ATGGAATTAATATTAAAAGCAAAAGACATTCGTGTGGAATTCAAAGGACACGATGTTTTAGATATAAATGAATTAGAAGTATATGATTATGACCGTATTGGTTTAGTAGGAGCAAATGGTGCAGGAAAAAGCACTTTATTCAAGGTACTTTTAGGAGAATTAATTCCCCCAGGATGTAAAATGAATCATCTGGGTGAACTTGCCTATATTCCCCAGTTGGACGAAGTAACTCTACAGGAGGAAAAAGATTTTGCGCTTGTAGGCAAGCTAGGTGTTGAGCAATTAAATATACAGACCATGAGCGGTGGTGAAGAAACAAGGCTTAAAATAGCACAGGCCTTATCGGCACAGGTTCATGGTATTTTAGCGGATGAACCTACGAGCCATTTAGACCGTGAAGGAATTGATTTTCTAATAGGACAGCTAAAATATTTTACAGGTGCACTGTTAGTTATTAGCCATGACCGCTATTTTCTTGATGAAATAGTAGATAAAATATGGGAACTGAAAGATGGCAAAATCACTGAGTATTGGGGAAACTATTCTGATTATCTTCGTCAGAAAGAGGAAGAACGTAAGAGACAAGCTGCAGAATACGAACAATTTATTGCGGAACGTGCTCGATTGGAAAGGGCTGCGGAGGAAAAGCGAAAACAGGCTCGTAAAATAGAACAGAAGGCAAAAGGTTCTTCAAAGAAAAAAAGTACTGAAGGCGGAGGGCGTTTAGCTCATCAAAAATCAATAGGAAGTAAGGAAAAAAAGATGCATAATGCCGCTAAATCCCTAGAGAACAGGATTGCGGCATTAGGAAAAGTAGAAGCTCCGGAAGGCATTCGCAGAATTCGTTTCAGGCAAAGTAAAGCATTGGAGCTCCATAATCCATACCCTATAGTCGGTGCGGAAATTAATAAAGTATTTGGGGATAAGGCACTGTTTGAAAATGCATCTTTTCAAATTCCGCTAGGAGCAAAAGTGGCATTAACGGGTGGTAATGGAACCGGAAAAACAACTTTAATCCAAATGATCTTAAACCATGAAGAAGGAATTTCTATTTCACCTAAGGCAAAAATAGGTTACTTTGCACAGAATGGTTACAAGTACAACAGTAATCAGAATGTTATGGAGTTTATGCAGAAGGATTGTGATTACAATATATCAGAAATTCGTTCTGTGCTAGCATCTATGGGGTTCAAACAGAACGATATTGGAAAAAGCTTATCTGTTTTAAGCGGTGGAGAAATTATAAAATTGTTGCTTGCTAAAATGCTCATGGGTAGATATAACATCCTAATAATGGATGAACCCAGTAACTTCCTTGACATACCAAGTTTAGAGGCTTTGGAAATACTAATGAAGGAGTACACCGGAACTATCGTGTTTATCACCCACGATAAACGATTACTCGAAAATGTAGCTGATGTAGTTTATGAAATTAGAGATAAGAAAATTAAGCTGAAACATTAA